One Hemibagrus wyckioides isolate EC202008001 linkage group LG09, SWU_Hwy_1.0, whole genome shotgun sequence DNA segment encodes these proteins:
- the LOC131359886 gene encoding uncharacterized protein LOC131359886, producing MITVLLTFTASFICHIGRSSADNNVNQSPPDLIKNIKESTNLSCSNSRPNHEVMLWYKRSENTQLQLLGYLNAKFSYPEDSLKTKIELHGDGNSHGILTIKNLQPDDSAVYFCAVKLDTVLQDSVIYDKNLLLQSSTNLPPAVVFKVHVTVATIKLHYRPHHWLFLAEDNGVHQNPSVLWQVKGESAEMKCSHNKGGTYYLMYWYRQCQGESMELIVYKTPSGEPEFGSVDKNKFSTVKKIAANGSLTVKDLDIEDSAVYFCAVS from the exons ATGATCACTGTTCTTCTGACTTTTACTGCATCATTCATCTGCCATATAG GAAGGTCTTCTGCAGATAACAATGTTAATCAGTCTCCTCCTGATTTAATTAAGAATATAAAGGAATCTACAAATCTTTCCTGTTCTAACTCCAGACCTAACCATGAGGTGATGCTGTGGTACAAAcgatctgaaaacacacagttacagctTCTTGGATATCTCAATGCAAAGTTTTCTTATCCTGAAGATTCCCTGAAAACTAAAATTGAGCTGCATGGAGATGGAAACAGTCATGGGATACTTACCATTAAAAATCTGCAGCCAGATGACAGTGCAGTTTATTTCTGTGCAGTGAAATTAGACACAGTGCTACAGGACTCTGTGATCTATGACAAAAACCTCCTCCTTCAGAGCAGCACAAATCTTCCACCTGCTGTAGTCTTCAAAGTACATGTAACAGTTGCCACcattaaactacactacagaccTCACCACTGGCTCT TTTTAGCAGAAGATAACGGAGTCCACCAAAACCCCAGTGTCCTCTGGCAGGTGAAAGGAGAATCTGCTGAAATGAAGTGCAGTCATAATAAAGGTGGCACCTACTATCTGatgtactggtacagacaatgccAAGGAGAGAGCATGGAGCTCATTGTTTACAAAACAcccagtggtgaaccagagttTGGCTCTgtggataaaaataaattttctaCTGTTAAAAAAATTGCTGCAAATGGATCTTTAACTGTGAAGGATCTGGATATAGAGGACAGTGCTGTGTATTTCTGTGCAGTAAGttaa